From the Helianthus annuus cultivar XRQ/B chromosome 17, HanXRQr2.0-SUNRISE, whole genome shotgun sequence genome, the window AGGTTAAAAGTTCAAGTGTTGCAAGGCTCTGGCCGTGATGAGTTGTTAAAGGTGAATACAATTTGTTTAGTAAAATCATATGAATGTAGCgatgttttatttttaatatgtCGTGTGTAGATAATGGACTATTCTGCCCTTCCTCATTTTTGTCAAAGAGATGGCTCTCGGTCTTCTCGGCGTGGTGTTAATACAACTGAAGATTGCTTCTCACTCGACCATCCTTTTCATCAACAACTATACAACTACATGAAGAAGCAGTCGGGGAATTGTGCACCAACAAGACCACTAAAGCATGGATCGGTGCATGTGGAAATGCCATTGGCAGACATCAAAAAGGCTGAGATCTGCCGAACTCTTGAATCTGAGTTGAAAAGGTTTCATAGTCAAGATGATCTTACTCGGTTACATGATATCCAAATCAGTGATTAGAGTGTGCTAACTAACGGTCATAACATATGTATGCATTTTGATGTGTTTTCTGATTCCCATAATGAATAACAGCAAGGAAATCTAGGTATTATCATGAGATTGTGCATAGATTGAAATGTTTTCATTTCGCACCCGTCTTAATAAAGATTTCCATCATCCTGTATATTGTACTTTGATTTAAACTTTTACATACATGCGGATAATCACTCATCGTCCACTAAAACAAAGGGTGACAACTAACAAGTCTAGCTTAGTCAAATCTGGTGTGATTAGTGATGAACCTATGCAATCAGCCACAGAACCAGAAATTATTGGTCGGAGCTAGGGTCATCACAAAGTTACATACTACAACAAGGCGGTCAACTCACGTTTTTCCATATCCTGAGTTCACTTTCTATCGCCTCCTTTGCTGCATCAGCCATTTCCGCCATCTTTAAAGCTTCAGCAAGTTCAGCCTCAATATCCTTAGTTTCTTCCATGCTCCTCTCCAGTTTCTGAAGTGTCAGTCTCTCTTTTTTCTTAATTGTTTCCACCTGTGACATTGCAGTTGCCACTTTAGCATCAGCTGCTCGTTCTGCTTCCTCGCCTTTCTTGTTCAAAGCTTCATACTCTTGAGCTGTCAGCCTGATCTTATCATCCGTGGCGGAACCTGCATTCTTTGAAGTTCTTTTACGTATTTGCTCATTCGCGAGCTCCTCTGCAGCTTTTGCTTTCTCAAGCTCTTTAAGAGCAGCCTCCAGCTTTTCTTCGGCTTCTTTGTTCCCGGTCTCAGAATGTTCAGCTTGTCTGTTAAGTGTTTCTGCTTGTTCTTTAACTTCTGCTTCTTCTTTTCTCGCATTTTCAGCTACAGCCATTGTTTCTTTTATCTTTACCTCTAGTTCATTTATACTCTTTGTCGCTTTTGTTAATTCGGAATTAGCCTCTTCAATTTCCTGTTTAATTTTGTCTAATTCGACTTGTTGTTGCTCGCGTTTTAAGTCGTCTCCCCTCAACAAAGTAATGTCCCGCTTTACTTTATCGAGTTCCTGTGTTAATCTTTCCACCATCGTTTGAACCGATGacttttcttgtttaatctcttcaAGTCGTTTTTTCGCTTCATCTACCTCTAACTTAGCTTTATCTAAAGTTTCCATATCTGCAACACGAACCTCGCGTAACTGTTCTTCTAAAACTTTAATCATTTCGGTTGTCTCTTCTAGCTTTTGTCCTAAATTCCTAAGTTCTGAAAGTTTATGTTCTTCTTTCAAAGACTGAATTTTCAAATCTAAATCTTCTTTGGCTTTCTTTTTTGACTCTACGCGTGCTTCTTTTTCTTCCATAAGCTTGAGATGTTCTTCGTGTGCTTTTTCAGAAGCAACTTCAACGCGATGAAGGGTTTCGCGCATTTCCTCAACTTCTTTCGACAGTTCAACCATTTTCTTATGGTTTACTTTTGCAGCATGTTGTGCATCTGCAGCCTGTTGAAAAGCAGCCAACTTAGCTTCTAAAGCAGCATCAAAATCTTGTTTGAGGCTAGTAAGTTCTTGCTTGATTGAAATAAGTTCATTAGCCGATGTTTTATACTGATTTTGTTCATTATCAACATCTTCTTTCCATCCGTCATTAACTACTtgggtttggctcgattttagCAACTCGAGTTCTTGAGCTCGTGCCTTTGCAGCCTCAGTAGTCTCAATTGCCGCGTGCTTCCCTTCACTTATCATCTCTAGCTTGTTAGTTAGCTCCTGCAACGACTTATTCGCCTTTTCAAGGTCAAGGCGCGCTTGTGCTTTTGTACTCTCTGCACTTTTTAGAAGTTCTTTATACTTGTCAAGCTCCTTCAATGTCCAATGTAGTTGTGTCTCCTTCTCCAACACCCTCTGTCAACATGCATATTAAAATTTAAACTCACCAACAACATAGATAAGATTTCTTGGCTAAATGCGAAACTTTTTATTATAAATGGGTTCTTTTGAAACGTGGTGTATTTTTTGTTGGATTTTAGAGTTGTTGTCTAATATAGCGAATTCAGATGAAAAAAAAAGTCAAAGTCGCTACTTCACCTTTTGTGAAAAAGACAGTCACTTTTTAGACTCGTACTTTTTTCACCTGAAATCGCTATCTTAGATAGCGACTTTGACTTTATTCATTTGAAGTCGCTATCGTATATATCAATTGACCCAAACATTAAGTCTAACCAAAAAACCACCTATTTGTAATCATTGGATTTGAAAATAACCCATTTCTAAATGTGTGTATACCTCTTCGCCACCGGTTCTTCCAGTAAAAGGTTTTCTTGATCTTGGTGATCCTTCTCCAAATAAAGCAGCAGCTGCTTTGACAGATTGGAAGGGTGCCCGAGTATCGATCTCACCAACGGTTGCATTTGGTGAACCTGTTGCGGAGGTTGATACGCCAGGAGAAGGAGTCGGAGAAACATTTGGGCGCACTCTTATTTGAAAATTAAACATTGTCTCTTCTTATCCACCTATATGATACATATAGAAAAACACATATCAAAATCATCAAACATAGCATTGAGGCACCAATAAATCTTTAACAATATCATTGCTTTTATGTTACACAACATATATGTCAATTTCACATATGAAGCAAAACATTCTTTCAAATGCTCCAATATAAGTACCTCAAAGATGGGTTGTGTCTTGGTGACTCAACTTTCCATGTTAGATATCTCAGTTTTCGCCTTTCGTTTTGTTTTACGATGTCATGAAGGAAACAAAAGAAATCTAAGACTGTCTCTCTTAGCTAAATCTAGACCGTTGAATTGGAGACTGGGAAAAACGAATAACAACAAAAAGGTGAAATATGATCGGCCTGTTTTCGTGGgagaaacataacataacatgaacaagctcaaattttttattttgatcGTATGATCAAGGTGAGTGAGAATGAGAATGAGGGTCTTTCTTACTAAATTTAGAAACTTAGTCATGTATTCAGATGTATCAATTAATTAGATTTGGAAAAAAAATGCGAAGGGAGAGGACGATCATGAGGTTTTGGAGACATTCTAGGAGATGATATTCCATGCATCACAAacaaatctttcatttacatcatGAGTCATAAAACACTTTTGTGGTTGGCATGTGTGGAAAAAGACATAAATAATAGAAAATAAAATACTCCAACTTGGTGATCAACCTTTATTAAAGTAGATTTTATATCTACATGGTTATAACTTCTATTTTTCTTGACATACAACAATCACTGACTTGGTCTAAAACTATGTCCAAGATTAATAATTGTTGTTAACAAACTTTGCATCCCATGAAGTTGTGATTCAATGGTATTGGTGATTACCCTAAAAATATGATATATGTTCAAATTCTTACGACTACATATTTAGGTGGTATTTAAAAGTAAAAGAATTGatgttaaaaaaagttaaacaatAGTGTTCCATATTATCTTCCGTTAGTCCACCATTTTTAAAAAATTATGGTCAGCTTTTTTTTCAGTTTGATAGAACTTTAGTGCTAGTCAATCCCTACTCATTCGGTCGTCCCATAAATGTTTCGATAGGATTTCGCGTTGGTCTATCCATTTTGTGTTTGTGGGTGTGGTCCATTTGTGACGGATTATCTGTTGGTAAAACTTTCCAAAAGTTTAGCCACAATTTTTTAAGCCTAGGTATGGTAACCTCCCTCTTTATCAAATACGGCTAAATGTTCTTTAGTTTTCTCTCAAAATTTAGATACTCCATCGGCACTCCATCACCCTTTATGAAGGCCTAAAGTATAGCTTTGGTATTGATGTGATAAGCCAATGGGATTCCCAAACTCTTGGGATTAGAGCAAGTAGGCCCATTGGTTTCTGATGTGTGCATGTTTATTCATGTCGACATGTAAATGTACTTTATTTGTATGATATGAAAATGCAATGtaatttatatataagatgtgAAAATGAAATGCATTTTATTTGTAAGTTGTGAAAATGTGATGTAGTTTATGTGTAATATTTGAAAATACAGCGCAACTTATTTGAGACGGGACATGAAAATGTAATGTCATTTATGCATAATATATCTCAAAAGCATACACATGCATAATGTAAACACATATGTTTTCAGATAAGGATTGTGTAATTACTAACATTTACTTGATGGTCATTTATCTCGTGTTTGCCCTCTTATTGTTGACCTCCTAAAGTAAACATTTATAATTGAAAGTCCCCGGGACCACCTGGATCGTCGCCTAACAACATCCACTGCCCGAGAACAAGACGTGAAACATCAAAAcatgaaagatagaaagatgtagaagatgaaaACCCTTTATTACTGAATCATTCATCACAAATTTACAAACCTAAAGAGTATATATCATCTTCCCCAACCTAGTTCAGGTCACACATACCTAAACCAGGACTTTCTCTCCCTAGACACACAGTCTCTCCCTCTAGGGTCACACAGAACTTTCCAAGGTGTGCACAAAGTTTTCAAGGATGACCCTAATCTAAgctatataacaaatatatatagactagggacTAAATCCGGATGAAACTTATTGTTTGGGATACAACGAATACTCTTGTCCGAGCTTACTTACAAACTCAGaataataaccaaacaatcaTCTGAATTTAACTCATAAATTCGGAACCTTTAACACACAAGGAACCATCCGAGTTTATGACTTAAATCCGGACAACTTGGATAAAGTAACAAACTCGGAACCCACTATTCCGAGTTAACCTTGTAATCCGGAATCTTGTCATGCTTCATCatctttgacttctttgacttggaCCTTTGACTTTGTTGACCAGAACTAATAAAACACAGTTACCCGgtaggaactgcacttacagactcccccttaattGTTGCTATCATTTCTGTGTGGTATTTATGATCTTCAGTCACTGGATACTacacttacagactcccccttgactgaTGATATCATGCCTGCTTTCAACTTTGGCTGAGACTTGATCTTTCCGGCAGAGCACAacgatcttcaacccttctaataAAAGACTTGCTGACTATCACTTAAATGGCCGCTTTGAGAGACCCGAGGAATCCAACATCAAGCACTGTAGATCATTTCCCTCAAACTAATCCCGAATAGTGTTAACGCGAACCAAGCTACAACCAAATGTAAGAACATCGCTCGATACTTGCTCTTCAAACTTAACCGACAGAAGAACGAAATGTCAGATTTCCAGTGCCCAACATCGAACACTTCAAATTCTGCAAAGACATGAAGTTTGGTTcaataagttaataacaaaccaAACTCTGAAAATGTACATCCACTATCTTGATCAAGGTCTTCAACCGAGTGTCTGAAATCATTTCATCTTGAATCTTCAAGATCCAGTCTCGTATCTTCACGAATCCACCAATTACCCAATGTCTTTCGTCTCTGAACTCTctctttgtaactttagggttcaaaaAAAGCCTCAATCTTGGGTATAACTCCTGagctatttaataaaatatataatgcattcACGTtaagtataataacccaaattcaactttatcaatacgtcatgagacagaaccccaacgtacTTAGTCAGGCAGAGCTCTGACTTGCGTTGCTGGGTTCtagatcaatcggacagggtatcgaCTCAGTGATCagtggttaaaacacttaaaacaggGCAGGGCTTTGGAGTGAAATATTAAAGAAAAAAATAGAATGAAGAGATAGAGAGAGGAGGCGAAAGAGCTGTGAAAGAAAAGGGAAGGTGAGCAGAAGGAAATGTAGGCTGAATGATCCTATTTATACTTGAATAGTGGCTTGGAGTCCACAAAAATTCCCTCCACGTACACAATTTCTTTCAATGTAACATctgaattttttattattttatttttataattagttCAGCTACTTCACTcatttggcgcttataacttttaaaaatatgacgttttacaaaacgataaatatgtcattagaacgagattTTTTTTGTCTACATTTTGACACAAGTTTCAATAAAATGGAGTAAGTTCCAATATAATGTATTTCTATAATTAAATTATTAAACAGATCCTAGGTTCGTCTAAATATCTCATATTTCTAACAGTtaacttacccgtaatctacccgTTTAATAGTATAAGCTTTTATATACTTtactttaatataaaaaaatgaaaatgttacgtgtgtatatatatatatatatatatatatatatggtagggttctagagtgtacgctagtgtattttcatcatcaaatcctgatCATTGAGTTACACTTGtttattgataatcaagggctagaATTAGTTCATATAAGTTCACTATCAAGGGGGTTCTTCACTAATGaacctaaccatatatatatatagggttaggttcatttgtgaacgaCCCCCTTTATAgtgaacactagtgaactaatcctagcacttgattatcaatacacaagtgtaaatcaatggccaggatttctTCACTTAGTTCACAAATACAccagtgttcactctagaacctcatcctatatatatatagggtcaggatttagacaAAACGAGGGAacgtgtgagaacagtgagaacgattatggatcgtcggatcaaaacaatctatggattagattggcgcggtggcgttatcataaataacaccaattctattaagtggacgcgcttcattaagggtaaaatggttttttaccgctcaaattcaaaacgccaacaaaaatgataacacgccattcaaaacaagtaaaacgccattaaatacaAAACACCAAAAATTAATGATAAAACGCGTTGGAGATTATAGGAAGAGGAAACAACACAGTAAATAAAATtcaattattaacatttattagaagaaattccctcctaaattacgcgccaaaaacatcattatataaacgacgttaaacatcgcttccataatcacttcaatctatcattCTACAAAACATCTTTTACCAAAAACGCCAagtttaaccaaaacgccaaaaatggcaacccTCGTTTGGTGGAGATACACTTTAGGAATCAGACGATTCGTCAtacgttttgacaacagaaggaagGTGTATGTTAGGACAATCAAAGCAattttgaagatggaagaagaggtacAATGGGGTATCCTATCGCTTAGCATCGCTCTGGATAAAGAATGTCATGAAACACATAAACTTATGAAAACATGTAACAAGGAAATTTGGACCAAGCAAAGCAGATGGAAAATCGGACCCAGTCATAAcgtcatggcgttttgatgaggaaacagacatggtgaccgttATATATGACAGCGACGAGCAGGAAGACTACCTGCTTGAagacatcatgacaaagcaggggATTAGGTTCATGGAAGAATTACACAACGCCACTTGTTTGAACACAGACATTGACTAAAAAATGGCGTTGATGCAGgacatgttcaaatggaggcttcagaatcttcaacAACAAAAAGCCGATGAAAGTGAaagtgatgacatggatgaaagTCTAGACGAAAACTCTGAGGAAGAAGACGACAAAAGTGATGGATACTTCTCGGATAAAGTATCTTCTGACGAggagttttattttttttggttttcttgTGTGTAatctttttttaagataattaaatgctATATTTCTCTGTTTAGtttcaaaaagccaaaaaaatACTACAAAAAGTTATTGCTTACAAAACGCCACAATTAATAAAAAGTATTTTTCCAGTTTAATATTTTCtctgttattgtattttgtcatcttggtctaCATAACGCCATtgaaaaaacgccaaacttgaaagatgggacgtctatcaccctaaaactgataaagctgaacaaaaaagtaaatacacacagtaactgaaaagacggttactttattactatcatttattataataaaaatcccgcctaaactaagcggcaaaaaactcctataagagagagGTCTCTACACAATGAattgatcacacccagaaaaacaAACACCATGTTTCCTAGAAGCCACTCACTTTAAACACCAAAAACTAGTTAAAAAaaccacagatggcaaagctttcactgaatggattcttctctaaggtgggtatctctataagcttctgttgaatgagatggacaaatattcaagaaaaaaagACTGATGACGGTGATATatcatcatgtgagctttgttcttgatgactatatgcatggcatgaagggatcaataccagtgtaaaatgttattttcgactccattattataaataGCATTCAAGAAGTagttgatcttcaatgacatgtcgccaaacaagaatatcacaccaaaaaacagaaTGCTACTAACAAGCTTCATCTAAAAAGACGGGCgttatgtaggaaagttggcatctagctaaggtattcaaagattcaaaacgccaaaacaaattcaagaagaagaggttgatgacagtgaagatttggatgagaaattagattaccatttttatttttttttcattttctattgttttgttatataattatctgttgtttgttatctaaGTCTCtactaaaaaaatacattattatataaaacgccaaaaactacaaacaccaaaacgctaatagtatgaaaactgtgagaacggataCTGGCAAAGCACCTTGTTAATATATTAAACTCCAAAAAAATTGActaaacgccattaaaaacatttggtcttattgtaatcttatgaaaatattaatgaatcgtaatgaattattaacaatgctaataacgccaaaaaattgacTTGGAAAACGCtttaacgccaaaaaaattatctgtgtgacacaaaaaaaaattaattcaaCGTGACagatccaagaaacaataaaacgCCAGGTAGTTAATGACTATAATTAACGCCAAAATAATCTTAGACGCCAAAAATTAAGCATCATGTTACACAAAATTGGgaaataaaagaagattgaaaagacaaaaaaaaccccTCACGCCCTGATCTTATCCtgcgccacgtgttgggccaggatgcgttctcacggttctcacactttagggcgttttctcctgatcccgtttatatatatatatatatatatatatatatatatatatagtgtgaggttcattggggaacactaaaaaagtagggaacagtggggaaccgactcaaacgaactccgattggactcattccagcggcgttggaaccggctcgtcgaactcTAACTAGTATCTCTtcaccctaaaccctaaatcatgacccctaaaccctaaatatattagggtttggtttttaaggtttagctttagggtttagctttagggtttagctttaaggtttagggtttagctttaggtttagcctttagggtttaacttttagggTTTCTAGTTTAGAATTTAcagtttagcttaggttttagccttattttttagctttagggtttagagtttaggagttaggattcagggtttagggttaagagatcctagttagggttcgacaagccggttccaacgccgctggaatgagttcaatcgaagttcgtttgagtcggttccccgctgttccccactttttttggtgttcctcaatgaaccttcccacatatatatatatatatatatatatatatatatatatatatatatatatatatatatatatatatatatatatatatatatatatatagggtcaggatttagagaaaacggtagaaaatgtgagaacggtgagaacgcttatgggccgtccgatcaaaacaatccatggactagattgcgcgttggcgttttcgtaaataacataaattttattatgtgggacgcgcttcaaaaagggtaaaagggtcttttatcgctcatattcaaaacgccatcaaatgataaaacgccattaaaaaaataaaacgccattaagaacaaaacgccaaaaattagtgataaaaggcgttggatattacaggaagatgaaacaacacagtaactgaatttcagttattaacatttattagaagaaattccctcctaaattacgtgccaaaaacatcattatataaacgaggtaaaacatagcttccataatcacttcaatctatccatttctgcaaaaaaaaaaaaaaaaaaaaaaacatctttaaccaaaacgccaacttaaccaaaacgccaaaaatggaaACAATCGTTTCCTTAAGATACACTCTGGCAATCAGGCAATTCGTCCTTCGATTTaacaacagaaggagggtgtatgttaagacggtcagGGGAATTCTGAAGATGGAATAAGAGATACAGAGGGGAATCTTATCCcttggcatcgctctagacaacgaatgccatgaaacacatacacttatgaaagcattaaccaggaaatttggaccaatcaaagcagatgtgaagtcggaccctgtcatgacatcatggcgttttgatgatgaaacagacatggtgacggtTACATACGACATCGGAGAGCAGGAAGTATACTGGCTagaaaacatcatgacaaagcagcgtctgggtttcatggaagaattgcataacgccacttgtaccaacacagaaatagactcaaaattggagttaatgcaaaACATGTTCAAggggaggcttcagaatcttcgaGAACAAGAAGCTAATGAaggtgaaggtgatgacatggatgaagatccagatgaagactccgaggaggaagaagatgacgcaagtgatggatacttttaggataaagtaccttctgacgaaggcttttaatttttttcctctttttttattctatgtaatcttcatttttttaagataattaaatgaaaTATTTCActctttattagcaaaacgccaaaaaaatactaaaaatggttaatccttacaaaacgccaaaaataacaataaatatttttcctgcttaatattttatttacttcgttattgtattttgtcatcttggtctaCATAACGCCATtttaaaaaacgccaaacttagaagatgggacgtctataacctaaactgataaaagctgatcaacatagtaaatacaaaaacagtaactgaaaagacagttactttattactatcatttattacaataaaaaaatCCCACCTAAACTACGTGCCAAAAAACTCCTACaagagaggggtctatacacaatgaaattaatcacacccagaaaacacaaacgccatatcctctagaaaccactcactttaaaacgccacagatggcaaagctttcactgaaatggATCCTTCTTCTGAGGGGGTtatctcaataatattttgctgaatgagatggacaaatattaaAGAAAAAgtgactgatgacagtgatatgccatcatgtgagctttgttcttgatgaatatcggcatggaataaagggatcaacacaagagtaaaatgctattttggactccgatcggatggccatctgatctGGTTGCCCTCCGATCGAATCACTTACACCGCCTCACTCTCctctcacctataaatagcacctgtcacatcactgttcatgatgACAGCTCTCTCGTTTGACCAACATGCTTTTGGCCCTATTTCTCTCGACTCCTCATGATTCTTGTAAGTTCTcgactcaaatcttgtacttctatcatctacacacactttctcatcattttcaccatcaaatcttaacttttcaccATGAGATCCATCTGATTTGGGCTGTTCGTTGATGACGTCATCTCAGGTTCTCATGAACTTCAAagtgtgacctcattccaccaagaacaactcagatctaagagatttcaacatgtttaaacactgatttcatcATAATCTAAACATTTTCCAACTAATTTCCATGCTTCTTCAATGTCCTTAATTTtctactcaaaaccgatagaatctgaGCTTATACAGGCCTTCCACTCATTCTTtagtgaagtgtcggtctgaGAACGGGttcctatcaaagagacaaccgacttaacgggttgaacatgaacaaccatCAAGAACAGTTAATTGATCgtacggggtgattcccatcagGTCGGATGACTTGGACTTGATGGGTTTCCTGTTGTTTGACACGTAGTCATACCGTCTCGGTTCAAACGCAGAACTTTCTAAACTTAGCAAATTTTACAAGTTACAAAACGAACAGGTTACCAaatggattgccgtccgatctgatagccatccgatcgaatgataATCCGCTCGGACGACTTGTGGATTTCAACACTtaacatttttacaaaacatCAAAAAGTAACAGTTCCCaacgaatagtcatccgatcggatgaccatccgatcgaatgactattctaTCATGTACTTAAAAATTGAGAAATGTTTCCCTGGAACGGATTTCCATCTAATCGAACGACAATCCgtctgaaaggtagagatacttctctcattttaaaatgctacaacgaaaacttcaaagtcacatcatacacaaacacatctatCTCAAACGAATGACAATCCGACtaaatggccatccgtccggattgccatccgatcggatgacccttCGTCACTCAGTACCCACTCGACACCGTTTAACGCACCGTTcgtcgcttatgctatcgttctgtaatcaggctaactttccagcgctcccttcaatccaatctaAGGTTGTGTTATTCATTTAACACAatccgtgagtatactcgaacccttttcgccttacacacttttgggtgtcacatacgttacttatttcaAATAACAAACGACACACAGCGCAAACACTCTTATACGCTGACtgttattgcatgttatacgtgtta encodes:
- the LOC110924729 gene encoding WEB family protein At1g12150-like, with amino-acid sequence MFNFQIRVRPNVSPTPSPGVSTSATGSPNATVGEIDTRAPFQSVKAAAALFGEGSPRSRKPFTGRTGGEERVLEKETQLHWTLKELDKYKELLKSAESTKAQARLDLEKANKSLQELTNKLEMISEGKHAAIETTEAAKARAQELELLKSSQTQVVNDGWKEDVDNEQNQYKTSANELISIKQELTSLKQDFDAALEAKLAAFQQAADAQHAAKVNHKKMVELSKEVEEMRETLHRVEVASEKAHEEHLKLMEEKEARVESKKKAKEDLDLKIQSLKEEHKLSELRNLGQKLEETTEMIKVLEEQLREVRVADMETLDKAKLEVDEAKKRLEEIKQEKSSVQTMVERLTQELDKVKRDITLLRGDDLKREQQQVELDKIKQEIEEANSELTKATKSINELEVKIKETMAVAENARKEEAEVKEQAETLNRQAEHSETGNKEAEEKLEAALKELEKAKAAEELANEQIRKRTSKNAGSATDDKIRLTAQEYEALNKKGEEAERAADAKVATAMSQVETIKKKERLTLQKLERSMEETKDIEAELAEALKMAEMADAAKEAIESELRIWKNVS